Proteins encoded together in one Labilibaculum sp. DW002 window:
- a CDS encoding RNA polymerase sigma factor, translating to MKKLIKALKNKNPKAQEQLFKQYADYLYRICYRYVNNRDLCQDVLSQSFLSIFNSIEKTDIQEEHVLKAWMKKIAINQSLMEIRKNLRFSDTLELIEDIEESELTSDEKLLEDDLIQMVLNLPDGYRTVFSLYAIEGYKHEEIAQKLNIAIGTSKSQLSKARRLLKEMITKTEVRYEAIR from the coding sequence GTGAAGAAATTAATTAAAGCTCTTAAAAATAAAAACCCGAAAGCTCAGGAACAGCTATTCAAGCAGTATGCTGATTACCTGTATCGTATTTGCTATCGGTATGTAAACAATAGGGATCTATGTCAAGACGTCCTTTCTCAGAGCTTTTTAAGCATTTTTAATAGCATCGAGAAAACTGATATACAAGAAGAACATGTACTAAAAGCCTGGATGAAGAAGATTGCGATCAATCAATCGCTAATGGAAATTAGAAAGAACCTTCGATTTTCGGACACTTTAGAATTGATTGAAGACATAGAAGAATCGGAACTAACTAGTGATGAGAAATTACTAGAGGATGATTTAATCCAAATGGTATTGAATTTACCTGATGGTTACCGAACTGTTTTTAGCCTGTATGCAATTGAAGGCTACAAACACGAAGAGATTGCACAAAAGCTAAACATCGCAATAGGAACATCGAAATCGCAGTTGAGTAAGGCTAGAAGGTTATTGAAAGAAATGATTACAAAAACAGAGGTGAGATATGAAGCAATCCGTTGA
- a CDS encoding alpha-2-macroglobulin family protein — protein MRKNFYLLLSLAILIPAMFSCKDKKNVKQKVDPGFGQYISAFTSGVVSSESIIQIRLVNDYAQKVESGQELEAGIVKITPAVKGKAYWKDARCIEFRAETRMKSDTKYKVNVNLSKLMEVPAEYSNLKFNFQTIKQTFTLTGEGLQSYDKTDMLYQKYKGYITTADVIVDDEIESVLEATLNSQKRSIEWMHSADGKQHHFVVDSLKRQEEKGELSLEWNGSSIGVDEKGEKEVEIPALNVFKVMSAKVIQQPEQYVSIRFSDPLKNNQKLDGLVRIEGQSSVIFIIDGNELRVFPTHRLSGTKTIRFEEGIRNAMDYSLKKSKKMELTFEDIKPAVRLIGNGIISPSSQGLMLPFEAVSLKAVDLRVVEIFENNVHQYLQDNRMGQSDNIRRVARLVLQKRIDLGTNRAVDLRTWNAYTLDVANYITVNPGAIYRLELRFRKEYAMYACEQEEKDELVNMDELIAEQQLEKEMKEWDQPGWYESYYYPEGYRYSEKENPCHVSYYRSGRFVKRTIFASDLGIIAKAGNDKSITFAISNLISAEPEAAVELEVYNYQNQLMANTKTDKDGLAKVQLDRKPFLLVAKKGNQRGYLRLEDGSALSLSNFDVRGQVIQKGIKGYIYGERGVWRPGDNLYLTFVLEDEGDVLPDNHPVVFELINPQGQTVTHKVSTGGANGFYSFVTPTDVEAPTGDWSVRIKVGGATFRKNIKIETVKPNRLKINLDFGTDVLKSTTKDQKAEMEVKWLHGAIARDLKSNISLRLAPTKTSFEKYPAYIFDDPSKEFYADEQVIFDGKIDQSGKATVALDLKGNKSAPGMLNANFITRVFEKGGDFSIDMQRIKFAPYESFIGLKMPESERGWFLTDTDHDVKIVTLDADGNPVSRKNVIVKVYKIDWRWWWDAGQENLASYIGRSSTSIAFHKTISTENGVANLKLNIPYHSWQDYGRYLIQVVDKDSGHSAGQTAYFSKWYGRSPEGMPGNASMLSFTSDKDKYSVGEKARVTIPSSKSGKALVSIETGAKVLQAFWVDTKSKESEFSFDITPEMAPNAYVSVTLVQPHAQTENDLPIRMYGVIPILVEDPNTRLSPVIDMPDVLEPEKEFKVTVSEKDGKAMTYTLAVVDDGLLDLTRFRTPNPWNTFYAREALGVKTWDMYDLVMGAYGARLEKAFAIGGDEDAGDKKQAKANRFKPVVMFYGPYTLYAGDSKLHKITMPNYVGSVRTMVVSGYKGAYGSAEKTTQVRKPLMILATLPRVVGPSESVKLPVTVFAMDPKIKNVKIKVVPNEFLTSEVSLEKTITFDEVGEQVIDFDLKVASRLGIAKVKVLAESGNVKTTYDIELDVRNPNPRVVNVNDTLLKAGASWNKLLELPGMQGTNKGVLELSNIPPIDFGRRLQYLIGYPHGCIEQTTSSVFPQLFLDKVVTLSADQKSDINTNVQAGLNRLLSFQIPDGGFSYWPGGNYGNDWGTSYAGHFMLKAEELGYTLPMGLKSAWLRYQKSAAKRWESSSYRGGVYYSRHDLLQAYRLYTLAVASDPDLASMNRLREQTKLSSAAKWRLAAAYQLIGQKEVAEKLIENLGTEVKAYREHSGSFGSDTRDRAMILETLSLLDKRTVAFPMVQKLSEELSGRSWMSTQTTAFCLIGMAEFAGRGESKQLNVAYSLNGEEQEELSTSNPVIQIPLDLTSGKPNVIVTNKSDGILYARVSMSGIPETGDQTSAEKNLKMNVVYMDMNGNSIDVKKLQQGTDFKVEVRLNHPGIMDDYEQMALTQIFPSGWEIVNTRFGDVDEVSKSDQPTYQDIRDDRVYTYFDMKRNKSKTFTMTLNAAYVGKYYLPTVNCEAMYDDRVNARKPGQWVEVVK, from the coding sequence ATGAGAAAGAATTTCTACCTCCTGCTATCGCTGGCAATATTAATTCCTGCGATGTTTTCCTGCAAAGACAAAAAGAATGTAAAACAGAAAGTTGATCCAGGTTTTGGGCAATATATTTCAGCATTTACATCTGGCGTCGTTTCGTCTGAATCCATAATCCAAATTCGTTTGGTAAATGATTATGCCCAAAAGGTTGAGTCAGGTCAGGAATTAGAAGCTGGTATTGTGAAAATAACTCCAGCTGTAAAGGGAAAAGCATATTGGAAAGATGCTCGTTGTATTGAGTTTAGAGCTGAAACTCGCATGAAGTCGGATACGAAATACAAGGTGAATGTGAATCTTTCGAAATTGATGGAAGTGCCAGCTGAATATTCGAATCTGAAATTTAATTTTCAGACCATAAAACAAACTTTTACACTTACTGGAGAAGGCTTACAGTCTTACGATAAGACGGATATGCTTTATCAGAAATACAAAGGCTATATCACAACGGCTGATGTAATTGTTGATGATGAGATCGAATCGGTATTGGAGGCTACGCTCAATTCACAGAAAAGATCTATTGAATGGATGCATTCGGCTGATGGGAAGCAGCATCATTTTGTTGTAGATAGTTTAAAAAGACAAGAGGAAAAAGGAGAATTGAGTTTAGAGTGGAATGGATCTTCAATTGGAGTGGATGAAAAAGGAGAAAAAGAAGTAGAGATTCCAGCGCTGAATGTATTTAAGGTGATGAGTGCAAAAGTGATTCAGCAACCAGAGCAATATGTGTCTATTCGTTTCTCTGATCCTTTAAAGAATAATCAAAAATTAGATGGTTTGGTTCGTATAGAAGGACAATCGTCTGTGATATTTATTATCGATGGAAATGAATTGAGGGTATTTCCAACCCACCGTTTATCAGGAACCAAAACAATTCGTTTCGAGGAGGGAATTCGAAATGCAATGGACTATTCTTTGAAGAAAAGCAAAAAAATGGAGCTTACCTTCGAAGATATTAAGCCAGCAGTTCGTTTAATTGGGAATGGTATAATTTCACCTTCATCCCAAGGCTTAATGTTACCGTTCGAGGCGGTTAGTTTAAAAGCTGTTGATTTAAGAGTTGTTGAGATTTTTGAAAACAACGTTCATCAGTATTTGCAAGACAACAGAATGGGTCAATCTGATAATATTAGAAGAGTTGCTCGTTTGGTATTGCAAAAAAGAATCGATTTGGGAACCAATCGTGCCGTTGATTTAAGAACATGGAATGCTTATACGCTTGATGTTGCGAATTATATAACTGTAAATCCAGGTGCAATTTATCGATTAGAGCTTCGCTTCAGAAAGGAATACGCAATGTATGCCTGCGAACAGGAGGAGAAAGATGAGTTGGTTAATATGGATGAATTGATTGCAGAGCAGCAGTTAGAAAAAGAAATGAAAGAATGGGATCAGCCAGGTTGGTATGAATCTTATTATTATCCAGAAGGATATAGATATAGTGAAAAAGAAAATCCTTGTCATGTTTCTTATTACCGTTCAGGTAGGTTTGTGAAGAGAACTATTTTTGCATCCGATTTAGGAATAATTGCTAAGGCTGGAAATGATAAATCAATCACTTTTGCGATTTCGAATTTAATTTCGGCAGAACCAGAAGCGGCAGTTGAATTGGAAGTTTACAACTACCAAAATCAGCTAATGGCAAATACCAAAACGGATAAAGATGGTTTGGCAAAAGTTCAATTGGATCGGAAGCCATTTTTATTGGTTGCTAAAAAGGGAAATCAACGTGGCTATTTGCGTTTGGAAGATGGTTCAGCATTATCATTAAGTAATTTTGATGTTAGAGGGCAAGTGATTCAAAAAGGAATCAAAGGATATATTTACGGTGAACGTGGTGTTTGGCGTCCAGGAGATAATTTGTATCTCACTTTTGTGTTGGAAGATGAAGGAGATGTATTGCCTGATAATCATCCCGTTGTTTTTGAATTGATTAATCCACAAGGACAAACAGTAACGCATAAAGTAAGTACTGGTGGCGCAAATGGCTTTTATTCATTTGTTACCCCAACCGATGTAGAAGCTCCAACTGGAGACTGGTCAGTGCGAATAAAGGTTGGAGGAGCTACTTTTAGAAAGAATATTAAAATTGAAACCGTTAAACCAAATCGATTAAAAATTAATCTTGATTTTGGTACTGATGTTTTAAAATCTACTACAAAAGATCAAAAGGCAGAGATGGAAGTGAAGTGGCTTCATGGAGCTATTGCTCGTGATCTGAAATCAAATATAAGCTTGCGTTTAGCACCTACAAAAACAAGTTTTGAAAAGTATCCTGCTTACATTTTTGATGATCCATCGAAAGAATTTTATGCCGATGAGCAAGTCATTTTTGATGGGAAAATTGACCAGAGTGGAAAAGCAACTGTAGCTTTAGATTTAAAAGGTAATAAGTCTGCTCCGGGAATGTTGAATGCTAATTTTATCACTCGTGTTTTTGAAAAAGGTGGCGATTTTAGTATTGATATGCAGAGAATTAAATTTGCACCTTACGAATCATTTATTGGTCTTAAAATGCCAGAATCAGAGAGAGGATGGTTCCTGACAGATACAGATCATGATGTGAAGATTGTAACGCTTGATGCGGATGGAAATCCTGTGAGCAGAAAGAATGTAATTGTAAAGGTTTATAAGATTGATTGGCGTTGGTGGTGGGATGCTGGTCAGGAAAATTTGGCTTCCTATATTGGTAGATCATCTACAAGCATCGCATTTCATAAAACAATTTCTACAGAGAATGGAGTGGCTAATTTAAAGCTAAACATTCCATATCATTCATGGCAAGATTATGGTCGTTACTTAATTCAAGTTGTTGATAAAGACAGTGGTCACTCCGCTGGTCAGACGGCTTATTTTTCGAAATGGTATGGTCGTTCTCCGGAAGGAATGCCAGGAAATGCAAGTATGCTTTCTTTCACTTCGGATAAAGACAAATACAGCGTAGGAGAAAAAGCTAGGGTAACAATTCCTTCTTCAAAATCGGGAAAAGCTTTGGTAAGTATCGAAACTGGAGCAAAGGTTTTACAGGCTTTTTGGGTAGATACAAAATCGAAGGAATCAGAATTTTCATTTGATATTACCCCGGAAATGGCTCCGAATGCATACGTGAGTGTCACCTTAGTGCAACCTCATGCGCAAACCGAAAATGATCTGCCTATTAGAATGTATGGTGTGATTCCAATTTTAGTGGAAGATCCAAATACTCGTTTAAGTCCGGTGATTGATATGCCAGATGTGTTAGAACCTGAGAAAGAATTTAAAGTGACTGTATCCGAAAAGGATGGGAAAGCAATGACTTATACATTGGCAGTTGTTGATGATGGTTTGTTAGATTTAACCCGATTCAGAACGCCAAATCCGTGGAATACATTTTATGCAAGAGAAGCCTTAGGTGTGAAAACCTGGGATATGTACGATTTGGTAATGGGTGCTTATGGTGCAAGATTAGAAAAAGCATTTGCCATTGGTGGTGATGAGGATGCTGGAGACAAAAAACAAGCGAAAGCAAATCGTTTTAAACCAGTCGTCATGTTTTATGGACCTTACACTCTTTACGCAGGGGATAGTAAATTGCATAAGATCACGATGCCGAATTACGTTGGTTCTGTTCGTACGATGGTTGTTTCTGGTTACAAAGGAGCTTATGGTTCTGCAGAAAAAACAACACAGGTTCGCAAACCTCTAATGATTCTTGCAACACTACCAAGAGTAGTTGGTCCAAGTGAATCGGTAAAGTTACCGGTTACTGTTTTTGCAATGGATCCTAAAATCAAAAATGTTAAAATTAAGGTGGTTCCTAATGAGTTTTTAACATCAGAAGTTAGTCTTGAGAAGACAATTACATTTGACGAAGTAGGAGAGCAGGTAATTGATTTTGATTTGAAAGTAGCCTCTCGTTTGGGGATAGCCAAAGTGAAAGTTTTAGCTGAAAGTGGAAATGTAAAAACAACTTACGATATTGAATTGGATGTTCGCAATCCAAATCCTCGTGTTGTAAATGTGAATGATACTTTATTAAAAGCTGGTGCGAGCTGGAATAAGCTATTGGAATTACCAGGAATGCAAGGAACGAATAAAGGTGTATTAGAACTTTCTAATATTCCACCAATCGATTTTGGTCGTCGTTTGCAATACCTTATCGGATATCCTCACGGTTGCATTGAACAAACGACGTCTTCCGTATTTCCACAATTGTTTTTAGATAAGGTTGTGACTTTGTCTGCAGATCAAAAATCAGATATTAATACGAATGTTCAGGCGGGCTTAAACAGGTTGTTGAGTTTTCAGATTCCTGATGGTGGATTTTCATATTGGCCAGGAGGAAATTATGGTAATGATTGGGGAACTAGTTATGCTGGGCATTTTATGTTGAAAGCAGAAGAATTAGGTTACACTTTACCAATGGGATTAAAATCTGCATGGTTGCGATACCAAAAATCAGCAGCTAAAAGATGGGAAAGTTCTTCATATAGAGGTGGCGTTTATTATTCGCGTCATGATTTATTGCAAGCTTATCGATTGTATACTCTTGCTGTAGCATCAGATCCAGATTTGGCATCGATGAACAGATTAAGAGAACAAACCAAACTTTCTTCTGCAGCAAAATGGAGACTTGCAGCAGCTTATCAATTGATTGGACAAAAAGAAGTTGCCGAGAAGTTGATTGAAAACTTAGGGACAGAAGTAAAAGCTTATCGAGAACATTCTGGTTCTTTTGGTTCTGATACTAGAGATAGAGCAATGATTTTAGAGACTTTAAGTTTGCTAGATAAAAGAACAGTTGCATTTCCAATGGTTCAGAAGTTATCAGAAGAGCTTTCAGGAAGATCTTGGATGAGTACTCAAACAACAGCATTTTGTTTAATTGGAATGGCCGAATTTGCAGGTCGTGGAGAGTCAAAACAATTAAATGTTGCTTATTCATTAAATGGAGAAGAACAGGAAGAATTGTCAACGAGCAATCCAGTAATTCAAATTCCTTTGGATTTAACTTCAGGAAAGCCTAATGTGATTGTCACCAATAAATCGGATGGAATTTTATATGCACGTGTAAGCATGAGCGGAATTCCGGAGACTGGAGATCAAACATCTGCAGAGAAGAATTTGAAGATGAATGTTGTTTACATGGATATGAATGGGAATTCGATTGATGTGAAGAAATTGCAGCAAGGAACAGATTTTAAAGTTGAAGTTCGATTGAATCATCCGGGTATTATGGACGATTACGAGCAAATGGCATTAACGCAGATTTTCCCTTCTGGATGGGAGATTGTTAACACTCGATTTGGAGATGTCGATGAAGTTAGTAAATCAGACCAGCCAACATATCAGGATATTCGTGATGATAGAGTTTATACTTATTTCGATATGAAACGCAATAAAAGTAAGACATTTACAATGACATTGAACGCAGCTTACGTAGGTAAATATTATTTACCAACTGTGAATTGTGAAGCCATGTATGACGATCGCGTTAATGCTCGCAAACCAGGCCAATGGGTTGAGGTTGTGAAGTAA
- a CDS encoding type 1 glutamine amidotransferase domain-containing protein, with the protein MLLKVEALKILFVLTSHSQMGDTGHKTGFWVEEFANPYYTLVDQGVEVTIATPKGGAAPVDPTSNLPQNATEDTKRYNEDEAVQKKIKATLVLADVNFEDYDAVFYPGGHGPLWDLAEDATSAKLIQDFNSVNKPIAFVCHAPAALKHVKNSKGEALVKGKKVTGFTNEEEEAVQLTKVVPFLVEDMLKENGGIYSRGATWAAYAVQDGNLITGQNPASSALVAEMLLKTLRKK; encoded by the coding sequence ATGTTACTAAAAGTAGAAGCTTTGAAAATATTATTTGTGTTAACATCTCACTCTCAAATGGGAGATACAGGACACAAAACAGGATTTTGGGTAGAAGAATTTGCCAATCCATATTACACATTGGTTGATCAGGGAGTTGAGGTTACCATAGCAACACCAAAAGGTGGTGCTGCACCAGTTGATCCAACTTCGAATTTGCCTCAGAATGCAACGGAAGATACCAAGCGCTATAACGAAGATGAGGCTGTTCAGAAAAAAATAAAAGCAACTTTAGTGCTAGCCGATGTTAATTTTGAAGATTACGATGCGGTGTTCTATCCAGGTGGTCACGGTCCTTTATGGGATTTGGCCGAGGATGCTACTTCTGCAAAATTGATTCAGGATTTTAATTCGGTAAACAAGCCAATTGCATTTGTTTGTCATGCTCCAGCAGCCTTAAAACATGTAAAAAATTCAAAAGGCGAAGCGCTTGTGAAAGGAAAGAAAGTAACTGGATTTACCAATGAGGAGGAAGAGGCTGTTCAGTTGACAAAGGTTGTTCCTTTCTTGGTAGAAGATATGCTAAAAGAAAATGGTGGTATTTATAGCCGTGGAGCCACTTGGGCAGCCTATGCGGTGCAAGATGGAAACTTGATTACAGGACAAAATCCGGCATCATCAGCACTTGTGGCTGAAATGCTATTGAAAACACTTCGTAAGAAGTAA
- a CDS encoding DEAD/DEAH box helicase: MTFDKLELIEPILKAIEEKGYTHPTPIQAKSIPILLRKRDLLGCAQTGTGKTAAFAIPILQHLCNDARPEKGRRKIKALVVTPTRELAIQIRDNFTEYGKYTGIMNTVIFGGVKQGAQTQALNRGVDVLVATPGRLLDLIGQGYISLRDIQYFVLDEADQMLDMGFIHDIRRIIDMLPKRRQSLFFSATMPPKIVSLAGKMLGNPDKVTIKPEQATAEKVEQSLYYVSKKAKPKLLIFLLKIQEIESTLVFSRTKHGADKITRVLKKAGINAEAIHGNKSQNARQLALGNFKNGDTKVLVATDIAARGIDVSQLELVVNYDLPNIPETYVHRIGRTGRASASGNSISFCDVEEKPYLKDIQKLIRQELPVVTDHPFLPGGVEDVAVADEKPQRQGQRKRQGQGSRSSKPNNSGKKEWRRGGSGANSSRRRPQKKSE, from the coding sequence ATGACATTTGACAAATTAGAACTTATTGAGCCTATTCTAAAAGCGATTGAGGAAAAAGGCTATACTCATCCCACACCAATACAAGCAAAATCAATTCCAATTTTACTTCGCAAAAGAGATTTACTAGGCTGTGCACAAACAGGAACTGGTAAAACTGCTGCATTTGCGATTCCAATTTTGCAACATCTTTGCAATGATGCGCGACCTGAAAAAGGGCGACGTAAAATTAAAGCTTTGGTTGTTACACCAACAAGAGAATTGGCAATTCAGATTAGAGATAATTTTACTGAATACGGTAAATACACAGGAATTATGAACACCGTTATTTTTGGCGGTGTAAAACAGGGTGCTCAAACACAAGCATTAAATAGAGGTGTTGATGTTTTGGTTGCGACTCCTGGTAGATTGTTAGATTTAATCGGACAAGGTTACATCTCATTAAGAGACATTCAATATTTTGTTTTGGATGAAGCGGATCAGATGTTGGACATGGGATTTATCCATGACATCCGACGCATTATTGATATGTTACCAAAAAGAAGACAATCATTGTTCTTCTCTGCTACTATGCCTCCAAAAATTGTAAGCTTAGCAGGTAAAATGCTTGGTAATCCAGATAAGGTAACCATAAAGCCAGAACAGGCTACTGCTGAAAAAGTAGAGCAATCGCTTTACTATGTAAGCAAAAAAGCAAAACCAAAATTGCTTATTTTTCTTCTGAAAATTCAGGAGATTGAATCTACTTTGGTTTTCTCAAGAACAAAACATGGAGCTGATAAAATTACCAGAGTGCTTAAAAAGGCAGGAATTAATGCCGAAGCAATTCATGGTAATAAATCTCAAAATGCACGACAGCTTGCATTAGGGAACTTTAAAAATGGAGACACAAAAGTATTGGTTGCTACCGATATTGCTGCACGTGGTATCGATGTTTCGCAATTAGAATTGGTTGTGAATTACGATTTGCCTAACATTCCAGAAACTTACGTTCATAGAATTGGTAGAACTGGTCGTGCAAGTGCAAGTGGAAATTCAATTTCTTTTTGCGATGTGGAAGAAAAACCATACCTAAAGGATATTCAGAAGCTTATCCGTCAAGAATTACCTGTAGTGACAGATCATCCTTTTCTTCCTGGTGGAGTAGAAGACGTTGCTGTTGCTGATGAGAAGCCACAAAGACAAGGTCAAAGAAAAAGACAAGGTCAAGGTTCAAGATCTTCAAAGCCTAATAATTCTGGTAAAAAGGAATGGCGAAGAGGTGGATCGGGTGCGAATTCGTCAAGAAGAAGACCTCAGAAGAAGTCAGAATAG